One Aegilops tauschii subsp. strangulata cultivar AL8/78 chromosome 7, Aet v6.0, whole genome shotgun sequence genomic window carries:
- the LOC109770618 gene encoding protein ENHANCED DOWNY MILDEW 2 isoform X2, whose amino-acid sequence MLHFVKRQPRKPMISLSVHLREIFSKFETEEMEDALGKHHHIIKRCAERDPALMRSKILQSFIKDTSGKYFECILRSLSTKESFIVVAEPLASGGKGNCDTVSDGNIIGDDGDGTEPICAICDEGGELLSCKGRCKRAFHPTIEAGRKSKCVTLGYTAVQVKEMNKFICENCRYEQHQCFKCGELDSSHEPNAKVFQCCKLFCGHFYHPKCAAELLQSHSNGACELENKIAAGMPFPCPVHWCFRPDCKKMEEETERAMWLAGCRRCPRSYHLDCLPREICFKYGNGGIRAWFLSERNLSKRLIIYCTDHEIDPAMGTPCRDHIKFPALLENKGHGSTESTKFQHSEDYICSPCPSQRKANATKVEEIRERLEKRRLRHNKEVGSRLSIEGNKNIKRDSTYVLLGSSHKASRGNHCVEF is encoded by the exons ATGCTCCACTTTGTCAAAAGGCAACCCAGAAAACCGATGATAAGTCTTTCTGTTCACCTTCGTGAAATATTCAG TAAATTTGAAACGGAAGAGATGGAGGATGCTTTAGGGAAACACCATCACATAATCAAGCGATGTGCAGAGAGGGATCCTGCTTTAATGAGGTCAAAG ATTCTGCAAAGCTTTATCAAGGACACTTCTGGGAAATACTTTGAG TGCATATTAAGGAGTCTGAGCACCAAGGAGTCATTCATTGTTGTTGCTGAGCCTCTTGCAAGTGGGGGTAAAGGCAATTGCGATACAGTTAGTGATGGTAACATAATCGGCGATGATGGTGATGGCACTGAGCCAATATGTGCAATATGTGACGAAGGAGGAGAATTACTTAG CTGTAAAGGTCGATGCAAGAGAGCCTTCCATCCTACAATAGAAGCTGGCAGAAAGTCTAAATGTGTAACACTTGGTTACACTGCTGTACAAGTAAAG GAAATGAATAAGTTCATATGCGAAAACTGTAGATATGAACAACACCAATGTTTCAAATGCGGAGAACTCGACTCGTCTCATGAGCCTAATGCCAAG GTCTTTCAATGTTGTAAACTGTTTTGTGGCCACTTCTACCACCCCAAGTGTGCTGCAGAATTACTTCAGTCTCACAGTAATGGAGCCTGTGAGTTGGAGAACAAGATTGCAGCTGGGATGCCATTTCCATGTCCTGTACATTGGTGCTTCAGACCTGATTGTAAAAAAATGGAGGAAGAGACTGAAAGAGCAATGTGGCTTGCTGGCTGCAGACGTTGTCCAAGGTCATATCACTTAGATTGTTTGCCAAG GGAGATATGCTTTAAGTATGGTAACGGAGGTATACGTGCTTGGTTTCTATCGGAAAGAAACCTATCTAAAAGACTCATCATTTACTGCAC AGACCATGAGATAGACCCAGCTATGGGAACACCTTGCAGGGATCATATAAAGTTCCCTGCTCTTCTAGAAAACAAAGGTCACGGTTCAACAGAATCCACAAAGTTTCAGCACTCTGAG GATTATATATGTTCACCTTGTCCTTCACAAAGGAAGGCAAACGCTACAAAAGTAGAGGAAATTAGAGAAAGGCTTGAGAAGAGAAGGCTGCGGCACAACAAAGAGGTGGGTTCGAGATTGTCTATAGAAGGAAATAAAAACATCAAGAGAGATTCAACATATGTTTTGTTGGGATCATCTCACAAGGCATCTAG
- the LOC109770618 gene encoding protein ENHANCED DOWNY MILDEW 2 isoform X7 — protein sequence MLHFVKRQPRKPMISLSVHLREIFSKFETEEMEDALGKHHHIIKRCAERDPALMRSKILQSFIKDTSGKYFECILRSLSTKESFIVVAEPLASGGKGNCDTVSDGNIIGDDGDGTEPICAICDEGGELLSCKGRCKRAFHPTIEAGRKSKCVTLGYTAVQVKEMNKFICENCRYEQHQCFKCGELDSSHEPNAKVFQCCKLFCGHFYHPKCAAELLQSHSNGACELENKIAAGMPFPCPVHWCFRPDCKKMEEETERAMWLAGCRRCPRSYHLDCLPREICFKYGNGGIRAWFLSERNLSKRLIIYCTDHEIDPAMGTPCRDHIKFPALLENKGHGSTESTKFQHSEECKLLMESEAYVNIIVSWLP from the exons ATGCTCCACTTTGTCAAAAGGCAACCCAGAAAACCGATGATAAGTCTTTCTGTTCACCTTCGTGAAATATTCAG TAAATTTGAAACGGAAGAGATGGAGGATGCTTTAGGGAAACACCATCACATAATCAAGCGATGTGCAGAGAGGGATCCTGCTTTAATGAGGTCAAAG ATTCTGCAAAGCTTTATCAAGGACACTTCTGGGAAATACTTTGAG TGCATATTAAGGAGTCTGAGCACCAAGGAGTCATTCATTGTTGTTGCTGAGCCTCTTGCAAGTGGGGGTAAAGGCAATTGCGATACAGTTAGTGATGGTAACATAATCGGCGATGATGGTGATGGCACTGAGCCAATATGTGCAATATGTGACGAAGGAGGAGAATTACTTAG CTGTAAAGGTCGATGCAAGAGAGCCTTCCATCCTACAATAGAAGCTGGCAGAAAGTCTAAATGTGTAACACTTGGTTACACTGCTGTACAAGTAAAG GAAATGAATAAGTTCATATGCGAAAACTGTAGATATGAACAACACCAATGTTTCAAATGCGGAGAACTCGACTCGTCTCATGAGCCTAATGCCAAG GTCTTTCAATGTTGTAAACTGTTTTGTGGCCACTTCTACCACCCCAAGTGTGCTGCAGAATTACTTCAGTCTCACAGTAATGGAGCCTGTGAGTTGGAGAACAAGATTGCAGCTGGGATGCCATTTCCATGTCCTGTACATTGGTGCTTCAGACCTGATTGTAAAAAAATGGAGGAAGAGACTGAAAGAGCAATGTGGCTTGCTGGCTGCAGACGTTGTCCAAGGTCATATCACTTAGATTGTTTGCCAAG GGAGATATGCTTTAAGTATGGTAACGGAGGTATACGTGCTTGGTTTCTATCGGAAAGAAACCTATCTAAAAGACTCATCATTTACTGCAC AGACCATGAGATAGACCCAGCTATGGGAACACCTTGCAGGGATCATATAAAGTTCCCTGCTCTTCTAGAAAACAAAGGTCACGGTTCAACAGAATCCACAAAGTTTCAGCACTCTGAG